One window from the genome of Cyclobacterium amurskyense encodes:
- a CDS encoding nucleotide pyrophosphohydrolase, with protein MTIEEAQKQVDEWINTTGVRYFSELTNMAILTEEVGEVARIMSRKYGEQSFKESDKEVDLGDEMADVLWVLLCLANQTGIDLNKAFERNFEKKNKRDKDRHKNNEKLK; from the coding sequence ATGACCATAGAAGAAGCACAAAAGCAAGTAGACGAATGGATTAATACCACAGGAGTAAGGTATTTTAGTGAGTTGACCAATATGGCTATTTTGACAGAAGAGGTGGGAGAGGTAGCACGAATTATGTCACGGAAGTATGGAGAACAATCCTTTAAAGAAAGTGACAAAGAGGTCGATTTGGGTGATGAAATGGCAGATGTTTTATGGGTATTGCTTTGTCTGGCCAATCAAACAGGAATAGACCTTAATAAAGCTTTTGAAAGAAATTTTGAGAAAAAAAACAAGAGGGACAAGGATAGGCATAAGAACAACGAGAAACTGAAATGA
- a CDS encoding MOSC domain-containing protein, giving the protein MKISQINIYPIKSLGGINLIDANVEVSGFQYDRNWMLVDQNGKFLTQRTLPEMALLQVALGKDHLLVYHSLKTSERIKIPIDELSGEKIKSNVWDDAVTTIHVSAEVDKWFSSQLNVNCHLVKMDLENKRYIENKYSFNNEHVSFADSMPFLLIGQSSLDDLNSKLKEPLPMTRFRPNIVFTGGQAFAEDDWKDIQIGQLRFRVTKPCARCVMTTINQETGTKGKEPLKTLAQYRNVGGKILFGQNLIALDKGIIAVGEEIKPY; this is encoded by the coding sequence ATGAAAATCTCACAAATCAACATTTACCCAATCAAATCTCTGGGTGGAATAAATTTAATCGATGCCAATGTAGAAGTTTCCGGTTTTCAATATGATAGAAACTGGATGCTTGTAGATCAGAATGGGAAATTTCTCACCCAACGTACCCTACCCGAAATGGCACTACTACAGGTAGCCCTAGGGAAAGACCATCTCCTTGTGTATCACAGCCTAAAAACTAGTGAAAGGATTAAAATACCTATTGATGAGCTTTCTGGTGAAAAGATTAAAAGTAATGTCTGGGACGATGCCGTAACCACAATCCATGTTTCTGCTGAAGTCGACAAGTGGTTTTCAAGCCAGCTAAATGTCAATTGTCATTTAGTAAAAATGGACCTGGAAAATAAAAGGTATATCGAAAACAAGTACAGCTTTAACAATGAGCATGTGAGCTTTGCAGACAGTATGCCATTTCTCCTTATTGGTCAATCCTCACTGGACGATCTAAATAGCAAACTGAAAGAACCACTGCCAATGACAAGGTTCCGTCCAAATATAGTTTTTACGGGTGGGCAGGCTTTCGCTGAAGATGATTGGAAAGACATTCAAATAGGTCAGCTAAGGTTTAGAGTCACAAAACCTTGCGCAAGATGCGTAATGACAACAATTAACCAAGAAACAGGAACAAAAGGCAAGGAGCCATTAAAGACTTTGGCACAATACAGAAATGTCGGTGGGAAGATATTATTTGGCCAAAACCTTATCGCTTTGGATAAGGGAATAATTGCTGTAGGGGAGGAAATAAAACCATATTGA
- the dnaK gene encoding molecular chaperone DnaK, with amino-acid sequence MGKIIGIDLGTTNSCVAVMEGNEPVVIQNSEGRRTTPSIVAFLDNGNGERKVGDPAKRQAITNPANTISSVKRFMGKKYSEISDDKKHASYKVEKGPNDTVAIKIGDRSYTAQELSAMILQKMKSTAEDFLGQEVTEAVITVPAYFNDSERQATKEAGQIAGLEVKRIINEPTAAALAYGLDKKNADMKIAVFDLGGGTFDISVLELGDGVFEVKSTNGDVHLGGDDFDQVIIDWLASEFKSEEDIDLKNDPMALQRLKEAAEKAKIELSSSSATEINLPYITATQTGPKHLVRSLSRAKFEQLSDSLVKRSMEPVRKAMADASMSPSDIDEVILVGGSTRIPKIQEEVEKFFGKKPSKGVNPDEVVAIGAAIQGGVLTGEVKDVLLLDVTPLSLGIETMGGVFTKLIESNSTIPTKKSEVFSTAADNQPAVDIHVLQGERSMAKDNRTIGRFQLSDIPPSPRGVPQIEVTFDIDANGILNVSAKDKGTGKEQKIKIEASSGLTEEEIERMKKEAEANAATDKEEKEKIDKINQADSLIFQTEKQLKEFGDKLSEGNKTAVSGALEQLKAAHQSQDLAGIESGMEALNTAWSAASQEMYNATQGAEGGAGQPGPDAATEDASGDGVSDVDYEEVNEEDKK; translated from the coding sequence ATGGGAAAAATTATCGGTATTGATTTGGGTACTACCAACTCATGCGTCGCTGTAATGGAAGGTAATGAACCAGTGGTCATTCAGAACAGTGAAGGAAGAAGAACCACCCCCTCTATAGTGGCATTTTTGGATAATGGAAACGGCGAAAGAAAAGTTGGAGACCCTGCTAAACGTCAGGCAATTACCAACCCAGCAAATACCATTTCTTCTGTTAAGAGGTTTATGGGGAAAAAATATTCTGAGATTTCAGATGACAAAAAGCATGCGTCTTATAAGGTAGAAAAAGGACCAAATGACACTGTGGCTATCAAAATTGGTGACAGGTCTTATACTGCACAAGAACTTTCTGCAATGATTCTTCAAAAAATGAAATCAACTGCAGAAGATTTCTTAGGTCAGGAAGTGACAGAGGCTGTTATTACAGTTCCGGCCTATTTCAATGATTCAGAAAGACAAGCTACAAAAGAAGCCGGTCAAATTGCGGGTCTTGAAGTGAAAAGGATCATCAATGAGCCTACTGCCGCGGCATTGGCATATGGTTTAGACAAGAAAAATGCAGACATGAAAATTGCTGTATTTGACCTTGGTGGAGGTACATTCGATATTTCTGTATTGGAATTAGGTGACGGTGTATTTGAAGTTAAATCTACTAACGGTGATGTTCACTTAGGTGGTGATGACTTTGATCAAGTGATAATCGACTGGCTTGCAAGTGAATTTAAATCAGAGGAGGACATTGATCTTAAAAATGATCCAATGGCACTTCAGAGATTAAAAGAAGCTGCTGAGAAAGCTAAGATTGAACTTTCAAGTTCTTCTGCAACGGAAATCAATTTGCCTTATATTACTGCTACACAGACTGGACCTAAGCACTTGGTGAGAAGTTTGTCAAGAGCTAAATTTGAGCAATTGTCAGATAGTCTTGTAAAAAGATCTATGGAGCCTGTCCGTAAAGCAATGGCTGATGCTTCTATGTCTCCTTCAGACATTGATGAAGTAATACTTGTAGGTGGATCCACAAGGATTCCTAAGATTCAAGAGGAAGTTGAGAAATTCTTCGGTAAGAAACCTTCTAAAGGTGTAAATCCAGATGAGGTTGTTGCTATTGGTGCAGCAATTCAAGGTGGAGTACTTACAGGAGAAGTGAAAGATGTTCTTTTGCTTGATGTAACACCTCTTTCTTTGGGTATAGAAACAATGGGTGGTGTATTTACCAAATTGATTGAGTCTAACTCAACTATTCCAACTAAAAAATCTGAGGTTTTCTCAACTGCAGCTGACAATCAGCCAGCAGTGGACATTCATGTCCTTCAAGGGGAAAGATCGATGGCCAAAGACAATAGAACAATCGGAAGATTTCAGTTGTCAGATATCCCGCCTTCTCCAAGAGGAGTTCCTCAAATTGAAGTAACTTTTGATATAGATGCCAATGGTATCCTTAATGTGTCTGCCAAAGACAAAGGAACTGGTAAAGAGCAAAAGATCAAAATTGAAGCTTCTTCTGGATTGACAGAGGAGGAAATCGAAAGAATGAAAAAAGAAGCCGAAGCAAATGCTGCTACGGATAAAGAGGAGAAAGAAAAAATCGATAAAATCAACCAGGCTGATAGTTTGATTTTCCAAACAGAGAAACAACTTAAAGAGTTTGGAGACAAATTGTCTGAAGGAAACAAAACCGCAGTTTCTGGTGCTTTGGAACAGCTTAAAGCTGCACATCAAAGTCAAGATCTAGCAGGAATTGAATCTGGAATGGAAGCCTTAAATACAGCATGGAGTGCAGCTTCTCAGGAGATGTACAATGCTACTCAAGGTGCAGAAGGTGGAGCTGGTCAGCCAGGACCTGATGCGGCAACTGAAGACGCTTCAGGTGACGGTGTTTCAGATGTTGATTACGAAGAGGTAAATGAAGAAGATAAGAAATAA
- a CDS encoding co-chaperone GroES — MQLTSENKLKKLIIVGDRLLIKLKKPNQKTSSGLYLPPGVQEKDKVQQGYIIKAGPGYPIPLPVEDDEPWKDQAENVKYIPLQAKEGDLAIFLLNGAFEVMYEGEKYFIVPQSAILMLEREEEL, encoded by the coding sequence ATGCAGTTAACATCCGAAAACAAACTTAAAAAACTGATTATTGTTGGCGATCGGCTTTTGATAAAATTAAAAAAGCCAAACCAAAAAACATCCAGTGGGCTTTATTTACCTCCTGGAGTTCAGGAAAAAGATAAAGTTCAACAAGGCTATATTATTAAAGCTGGACCAGGATATCCGATTCCTTTACCTGTAGAAGATGACGAGCCATGGAAAGACCAGGCCGAAAATGTTAAATACATTCCTTTGCAGGCAAAAGAGGGAGATTTAGCCATTTTTCTTTTGAATGGTGCCTTTGAAGTTATGTATGAAGGGGAGAAATATTTTATTGTCCCTCAAAGTGCCATTTTAATGTTGGAAAGAGAAGAAGAGCTTTAG